One Psychrobacillus glaciei genomic region harbors:
- the hflK gene encoding FtsH protease activity modulator HflK, with product MSTKRLISIIVALFIGVILLSAVFTSWYTVDESEQAIVITFGKASDPITESGLKFKIPWPIQKVEKLSKETFSLQFGYKQAPDGEITSFDKDTKMITGDDSIVLTDLVVQWKITNPRAYLFNSENPLEMLHDATSASIRSVIGNSKIDDALTSGKAQIEADTTDLLASLIEKYNIGITVLTVKLQDVELPNDEVRSAFMAVTDAEETKNTKVNQAEKYENQKMSEAIGEKDAIISNAEGIKTSRIEQAKGDVALFDKLFAGYQYNKEITRERLIMETLDVVLPNAQIYIMNDESGTMKYLPLQTLESKKQTNPPTGTNTDTKTEEGSGQ from the coding sequence ATGAGTACTAAGAGATTGATTTCTATTATTGTTGCTTTATTTATAGGGGTTATTTTATTATCTGCTGTATTTACTTCTTGGTATACGGTAGATGAATCGGAACAAGCAATAGTTATAACATTTGGAAAAGCTAGTGATCCTATTACAGAGTCTGGTCTTAAATTTAAGATACCTTGGCCAATTCAAAAAGTAGAAAAGCTTTCAAAGGAGACGTTTAGTCTGCAGTTTGGATATAAGCAAGCGCCTGATGGAGAAATTACCTCCTTTGATAAGGATACAAAAATGATCACAGGAGACGATAGCATTGTCTTAACGGATTTAGTAGTTCAGTGGAAGATTACAAATCCAAGAGCATATTTGTTTAACTCGGAAAATCCTCTAGAAATGCTTCATGATGCAACATCAGCTTCCATTCGTTCGGTTATCGGAAATTCGAAAATAGATGATGCGCTTACATCTGGAAAAGCACAAATTGAAGCGGATACAACGGACTTACTTGCTTCATTAATTGAGAAATATAATATTGGAATTACCGTACTTACAGTTAAATTACAAGATGTAGAGTTACCAAACGATGAAGTGCGTTCCGCATTTATGGCCGTAACAGATGCAGAAGAAACAAAAAATACAAAGGTGAACCAAGCTGAAAAATATGAAAACCAAAAAATGAGTGAAGCAATTGGTGAAAAAGATGCGATCATTTCAAATGCAGAAGGTATAAAAACTTCTCGCATCGAACAAGCAAAAGGGGATGTAGCGTTATTTGATAAATTGTTCGCAGGATATCAATATAATAAAGAGATTACGAGAGAACGACTTATAATGGAAACGTTAGATGTCGTATTACCGAATGCACAAATTTATATTATGAATGATGAAAGTGGAACGATGAAATATTTACCACTTCAAACTTTAGAGTCTAAAAAACAAACGAATCCTCCAACCGGTACGAATACAGATACAAAAACAGAAGAAGGGAGCGGACAATAA
- a CDS encoding replication initiation and membrane attachment family protein, whose protein sequence is MLYKELQPADMYKIRLPYSFSDYDRQLLTLFYQPLVGAEGISLYLTLWADGELKSSEQWPHYQLMNVLGVSIGKIFQARIALEAIGLLRSWQKTEEGTRFFHYELAAPLDAESFLKDPLLSMFLLNKIGENAYKQLRNRFIQMSNWNEGFKDVSRTFMDVFKPSTKSGEQISYDDEFESKKRNNSLPFYYEDFDFTLLQEGLSEQLVPKSAMTIEAKEVIAKLAFLYNLNPIEMQKVVILALDDELQLAEARLKKACADYYKLTVSKKAPIIQNVTQTKNTVPQNKTPLTKEEELIHYLETTSPVVVLRDIAKGKEPILADVQLANHLVTHYNMPVGVVNVLLQYVLLRTDMKLTKNYAEKIASHWMRKDVKTAKEAMELARNEHEQYMKWKNEGSKQKTYAKKPTREEKVPDWFYKKDGETKQSGESTNGVQNIEEERKKLLAELGVTKR, encoded by the coding sequence ATGTTATATAAGGAGCTACAGCCAGCTGACATGTATAAAATTCGCTTGCCATATTCTTTTTCAGATTATGATCGTCAATTATTAACTTTATTTTATCAACCATTAGTTGGAGCAGAAGGTATTAGTTTGTATTTAACCTTATGGGCGGATGGAGAGTTAAAAAGTAGCGAACAATGGCCACATTACCAACTGATGAATGTGTTAGGTGTTTCGATTGGAAAGATTTTTCAAGCGAGAATCGCTTTGGAGGCAATAGGTTTACTTCGTTCATGGCAAAAGACAGAAGAGGGTACACGTTTTTTTCATTATGAACTTGCGGCTCCTCTAGATGCGGAATCCTTTTTAAAGGATCCATTACTGTCAATGTTTTTACTGAATAAAATTGGGGAAAATGCATATAAGCAATTGAGAAATCGATTTATTCAAATGTCCAACTGGAACGAAGGATTTAAAGATGTTTCTCGTACGTTTATGGATGTATTTAAACCTTCTACAAAAAGTGGGGAACAAATTTCATATGACGATGAATTTGAATCGAAGAAAAGAAATAATTCACTTCCGTTTTATTATGAGGATTTTGATTTTACTTTATTACAAGAAGGTTTGTCAGAGCAACTCGTTCCAAAATCTGCGATGACGATCGAAGCAAAAGAAGTAATAGCAAAACTCGCTTTTTTATATAATCTAAATCCAATTGAAATGCAAAAAGTTGTCATTCTTGCGTTAGATGATGAACTGCAACTAGCTGAAGCGAGATTGAAAAAAGCGTGCGCCGATTATTATAAATTGACGGTATCGAAAAAGGCGCCAATTATACAAAATGTGACCCAAACTAAAAATACAGTTCCTCAAAATAAAACACCTTTAACAAAGGAAGAAGAACTTATTCACTATTTAGAAACTACTTCCCCTGTGGTTGTTTTAAGGGATATTGCTAAAGGAAAAGAACCTATACTTGCCGATGTTCAGTTGGCAAATCATTTAGTGACGCACTATAATATGCCTGTAGGTGTTGTGAATGTTCTATTACAATATGTGCTCTTACGTACTGATATGAAGTTAACGAAAAACTATGCAGAAAAAATAGCGTCTCATTGGATGCGAAAAGATGTAAAAACAGCGAAAGAAGCAATGGAGCTTGCTAGAAACGAACATGAACAATATATGAAATGGAAAAATGAGGGTTCTAAGCAAAAGACTTATGCGAAAAAACCGACACGAGAAGAGAAAGTACCAGATTGGTTTTACAAAAAAGATGGAGAAACGAAGCAATCTGGGGAATCGACCAATGGAGTTCAAAATATAGAAGAAGAACGAAAAAAACTTTTAGCTGAACTAGGCGTCACGAAAAGGTAG
- the nrdR gene encoding transcriptional regulator NrdR: MRCPSCQYNGTKVVDSRPVDDNKAIRRRRECEDCGFRFTTFEKVEETPLIVVKKDGSREEFSREKVLRGLIRACEKRPVALDELENLVFSIEKELRRTGNSEVRSDVVGEKVMDKLSGIDEVAYVRFASVYRQFKDINVFIDELKEILKKNPSL, encoded by the coding sequence ATGAGATGCCCAAGTTGTCAATATAACGGCACAAAAGTTGTCGATTCACGTCCAGTAGATGACAATAAGGCCATTAGAAGAAGGAGAGAATGTGAGGATTGCGGATTTCGGTTCACAACATTCGAAAAAGTAGAAGAAACGCCATTAATTGTTGTAAAGAAAGATGGTTCTCGTGAAGAGTTTAGTCGTGAAAAGGTATTACGCGGCCTAATACGCGCATGCGAAAAAAGACCAGTTGCGTTAGATGAACTAGAAAATCTTGTGTTTTCCATCGAGAAAGAGTTGCGAAGAACGGGTAATTCAGAAGTTAGGTCAGATGTAGTTGGAGAAAAGGTGATGGATAAACTATCAGGTATAGATGAAGTTGCCTACGTTCGATTTGCTTCTGTATATCGCCAATTTAAAGATATAAATGTTTTTATAGATGAACTCAAAGAAATATTAAAGAAAAATCCTTCTTTATAA
- the hflC gene encoding protease modulator HflC has translation MADNNNPFSNLEAKFKTVENKPKKEKVPVDFKKHYKSFITIFLAFIVIVIALANVYVVKEGDYKIIRQFGEVIGVKYEPGVYMKIPFVQSVTTIPKYQMNYKLSEKEINTKDKRRIIIDNYAVWRVVNPKEMIKSAGSLVNASARMEEFIYSVVRSELGQLEYNDIINDENSSRGSLNDKITAEVNEHLRKDKYGIEVVDVRIKRIDLPEENEQSVYNEMISERQKIAQKFLSTGDADKRRIEAETDRKVKEMLATAKKEAAIIEAEGEAEAAKIYNLSFSKDPEFYSLYRTLESYKKTIGADTMIIIPSASPYARILSGYLE, from the coding sequence ATGGCAGATAATAATAATCCGTTTTCCAACTTAGAAGCAAAGTTTAAAACTGTAGAAAATAAACCTAAAAAGGAAAAAGTACCTGTTGATTTTAAAAAACACTATAAATCATTTATTACTATTTTTCTAGCTTTTATCGTGATAGTTATTGCACTTGCAAATGTGTACGTTGTGAAAGAAGGAGATTACAAAATAATTCGCCAATTTGGTGAAGTAATAGGTGTGAAATATGAACCCGGTGTTTATATGAAAATTCCATTTGTTCAAAGTGTAACGACAATACCAAAATATCAAATGAACTATAAACTTTCTGAAAAAGAAATAAATACGAAAGATAAACGACGTATCATTATCGACAATTATGCGGTATGGCGCGTTGTAAATCCAAAAGAAATGATCAAAAGTGCAGGTAGCTTAGTTAATGCTAGTGCTCGTATGGAAGAGTTCATCTATTCCGTTGTTCGTTCAGAGCTTGGTCAATTAGAATATAATGATATTATTAATGATGAAAATTCATCTAGAGGTAGTCTAAATGATAAAATTACTGCCGAAGTAAATGAACATTTACGTAAAGATAAGTATGGTATTGAAGTAGTCGATGTTCGGATTAAACGAATAGATTTGCCAGAAGAAAACGAGCAATCTGTTTATAATGAAATGATCTCTGAACGGCAAAAGATAGCGCAAAAGTTTTTGTCAACCGGTGATGCGGATAAACGACGTATTGAGGCGGAAACGGACCGTAAAGTAAAAGAAATGTTAGCAACAGCTAAAAAAGAAGCTGCCATTATTGAAGCAGAAGGAGAAGCTGAAGCTGCAAAAATTTATAACTTATCGTTTTCGAAGGACCCTGAGTTCTATTCGCTCTACCGAACACTAGAATCCTACAAGAAAACAATTGGGGCGGATACGATGATTATTATTCCTTCAGCCTCTCCATATGCAAGAATTCTTTCGGGATACTTAGAATAG
- the coaE gene encoding dephospho-CoA kinase (Dephospho-CoA kinase (CoaE) performs the final step in coenzyme A biosynthesis.): protein MIIGLTGSIASGKSTVSKMLKELGYPIIDADLVARIVVEKGTETLETIKDIFGEVVISKDGTLNREKLGNIIFSSPHDRKQLNDIMHPAIREEMLRQKDVLLQDGYDTIVMDIPLLFESKLQSYVNKILVVTVTEETQLVRLMARNNYSLEDAKARIQSQLPLSIKEKGADAVIYNNGTLEDTNEQLKKILSIWDN from the coding sequence ATGATTATCGGATTAACAGGAAGTATTGCAAGTGGAAAGAGTACCGTATCTAAAATGCTAAAAGAACTTGGATATCCGATTATTGATGCTGATTTAGTTGCGCGCATTGTCGTGGAAAAAGGAACGGAAACGCTTGAGACGATCAAAGACATATTTGGAGAAGTGGTTATCTCAAAGGATGGAACGCTAAATCGTGAAAAGCTAGGGAATATTATTTTTTCCAGTCCACATGATAGAAAACAATTGAATGATATTATGCATCCCGCTATTCGTGAAGAGATGCTACGACAAAAAGATGTCTTATTACAAGATGGGTATGACACAATTGTCATGGATATCCCTTTATTATTCGAAAGCAAGCTTCAATCCTATGTGAATAAAATCTTAGTAGTAACAGTAACGGAAGAGACACAACTTGTGAGATTGATGGCTCGCAATAATTATTCATTAGAAGATGCAAAGGCAAGAATTCAATCCCAACTACCGCTTTCTATTAAAGAAAAAGGTGCGGATGCTGTCATTTATAACAACGGAACTTTAGAAGATACGAACGAACAATTAAAGAAAATATTGTCTATTTGGGATAACTAG
- the dnaI gene encoding primosomal protein DnaI, translating to MERINETLKRVITPEFSSRLDDMKREVLENPDIQKFLEENAANISKKIVDRSLSKLYEYKSQTHHCESCQSLELCTNYMKGYEPKLVLDRNLIALEYVRCNRGVMEDERRKVTSMIDSIHMPKEVMEAHLAGVDLEDGSRVVAVRAAKDFLNEWERTNVLPSKGLYIYGKFGVGKSYLLGALANELAARHIHSVVVYVPEFLREMKQAIQDQSLAEKIEFVKRAPVLMLDDIGAETMSSWTRDEILGTILHYRMSEQLPTFLTSNFNYDELEHHLSFTQRGEKEVVKAGRIMERIRALTIPISLQGKNWRDKK from the coding sequence ATGGAAAGAATTAATGAGACATTAAAGAGGGTCATAACACCTGAATTTTCCTCCAGACTGGATGACATGAAACGAGAAGTACTAGAAAATCCAGATATACAAAAGTTTCTAGAAGAAAATGCAGCTAATATTTCGAAAAAAATAGTTGATCGAAGTTTGAGTAAGTTATATGAATATAAATCTCAGACGCATCATTGCGAATCTTGTCAATCGCTAGAGTTATGTACGAACTATATGAAAGGTTATGAACCAAAGCTTGTTTTAGATCGCAATCTTATTGCTTTGGAATACGTTCGCTGTAATCGTGGAGTCATGGAAGATGAACGTAGGAAAGTAACCTCTATGATTGATAGTATCCATATGCCAAAAGAGGTTATGGAAGCACATTTGGCGGGTGTTGACCTAGAAGATGGGAGCAGAGTGGTCGCTGTTAGAGCAGCAAAAGATTTTTTAAATGAGTGGGAGCGTACAAATGTTCTTCCCTCTAAGGGTCTTTATATTTATGGCAAATTTGGTGTAGGGAAATCCTATTTGCTTGGAGCACTAGCAAATGAGTTAGCAGCAAGGCATATTCACTCAGTAGTCGTATATGTTCCAGAATTTTTGCGAGAAATGAAACAAGCGATTCAAGATCAATCGCTTGCTGAAAAAATCGAGTTTGTCAAACGAGCACCTGTATTAATGCTAGATGATATTGGTGCCGAAACAATGTCTAGTTGGACAAGAGATGAAATACTTGGAACTATCTTGCATTACCGAATGTCAGAGCAACTTCCTACCTTTTTGACTTCCAATTTTAATTATGATGAATTAGAACATCATTTATCATTTACACAACGAGGAGAAAAAGAGGTAGTAAAAGCTGGGCGTATTATGGAAAGAATTCGTGCGCTTACCATTCCGATTTCGCTTCAAGGAAAGAATTGGCGAGACAAGAAATAA
- a CDS encoding glyceraldehyde-3-phosphate dehydrogenase, with protein sequence MIASIAINGFGRIGRMVFRQAIVQEDINVVAINARYPLETLAHLIKYDSTHGTFAGEVTIEDDFLIVHGKRVQIVNDRDPANLPWGKLSVDIVIESTGKFNDGEKAAAHLEAGAKKVIITAPAKNEDVTIVMGVNDHQLDVSKHQIISNASCTTNCLAPVAKVLNDTFGIENGLMTTVHSYTNDQNNLDNPHKDLRRARACAQSIIPTSTGAAKALTIVLPELEGKMHGMALRVPTPNVSLVDLVVDLQKDVTVEEVNAAFVKASEGSMKGILGLTMEPLVSIDFNTTTNSTTIDGLTTMVIGKRKVKVLAWYDNEWGYSARVVDLTKMVASAL encoded by the coding sequence ATGATAGCTTCTATCGCAATAAACGGATTTGGACGTATTGGACGAATGGTATTCCGCCAAGCAATTGTACAAGAGGACATTAATGTCGTAGCAATTAATGCTAGATATCCATTAGAAACATTAGCTCATTTAATCAAATATGATTCTACTCATGGAACTTTTGCAGGAGAAGTTACAATTGAAGATGATTTTTTAATCGTTCATGGGAAACGAGTTCAAATCGTAAACGATCGTGACCCAGCAAATTTACCTTGGGGAAAATTGAGTGTTGATATTGTGATCGAATCAACAGGAAAATTTAATGACGGGGAAAAAGCGGCAGCTCACTTAGAAGCTGGAGCAAAAAAAGTAATTATTACAGCTCCTGCGAAAAACGAAGATGTAACGATTGTTATGGGTGTAAATGATCATCAACTAGACGTATCCAAACATCAAATAATTTCAAATGCTAGTTGCACGACCAACTGTTTAGCTCCTGTTGCCAAAGTGTTAAATGACACATTTGGTATTGAAAACGGACTAATGACAACGGTGCATTCGTATACAAATGATCAAAATAACTTAGATAATCCGCATAAGGATTTACGTCGTGCTCGTGCTTGTGCTCAATCTATTATTCCTACTTCTACCGGGGCAGCAAAAGCACTAACGATTGTGTTACCAGAATTAGAAGGAAAGATGCATGGTATGGCATTGCGTGTGCCTACACCTAATGTTTCTTTAGTAGATTTAGTTGTAGACTTACAAAAAGATGTAACTGTCGAAGAAGTAAATGCTGCATTTGTAAAAGCTTCAGAGGGATCGATGAAAGGAATACTTGGTTTAACGATGGAACCACTAGTATCTATCGATTTCAATACGACCACAAATTCAACGACGATCGATGGTTTAACCACAATGGTTATTGGAAAACGTAAAGTAAAAGTTCTTGCTTGGTATGATAACGAGTGGGGTTATTCAGCACGTGTAGTAGATTTAACGAAAATGGTTGCTTCAGCTCTTTAA
- the speD gene encoding adenosylmethionine decarboxylase, translating into METMGRHIIAELWECDFDKLNDMPFIEQTFVDAALRSGAEIREVAFHKFAPQGVSGVVIISESHLTIHSFPEHGYASIDVYTCGDLDPSIAANYIADALNAGIRETIEMPRGMGPLSVPKSRLTVQA; encoded by the coding sequence TTGGAAACAATGGGACGTCACATTATTGCAGAACTATGGGAGTGCGATTTCGACAAACTTAACGATATGCCATTTATCGAGCAAACTTTTGTTGATGCTGCTCTAAGATCTGGTGCTGAAATCAGAGAAGTTGCATTTCACAAATTTGCGCCACAAGGTGTAAGTGGAGTCGTTATAATTTCCGAATCGCATTTAACGATTCACAGCTTTCCAGAGCACGGTTATGCGAGCATTGATGTGTATACATGTGGTGATTTAGATCCATCGATTGCAGCTAACTATATTGCAGATGCTCTTAATGCTGGAATACGCGAAACGATTGAAATGCCCCGTGGAATGGGTCCACTAAGTGTACCTAAATCACGTTTGACAGTTCAAGCATAA
- the mutM gene encoding bifunctional DNA-formamidopyrimidine glycosylase/DNA-(apurinic or apyrimidinic site) lyase, protein MPELPEVEGLVRSLKPIVTGKTILLVDVSETIITSKANGKEAILKGLDVEYFCKVLQHMTIESIERRSKYIYFHLVKNQLPYLLVSHLGMSGAWFYVRGLHEIVEDKFKRHTHVILHLVGGDMLVYADIRRFGELRFLKNEEDYPPLLLMAPEPFDQNALDHYLAMSSLPKYENKAIKEFIMDGHVVSGCGNIYATEALFRMRIHPGRKVKRISKERKIQLFNEIVIVLLDSIEQGGSSISDYRKINGESGNMQNRLQMYGKKKCPICNKRTLQQTIGGRTSTYCGTCQR, encoded by the coding sequence ATGCCAGAATTACCAGAGGTAGAAGGATTAGTTCGTTCGTTAAAACCAATCGTTACAGGTAAAACAATTCTATTAGTGGACGTTTCAGAAACGATTATTACTTCTAAAGCAAATGGAAAAGAAGCGATTTTAAAAGGATTAGATGTAGAATATTTTTGTAAAGTATTACAACATATGACGATTGAAAGTATCGAAAGACGGTCCAAATATATTTATTTTCATTTAGTGAAAAATCAACTACCCTACCTACTCGTTTCTCATCTTGGTATGTCAGGCGCTTGGTTTTATGTGAGAGGCTTACATGAGATAGTAGAGGATAAATTTAAGCGACACACGCATGTCATCCTTCATTTAGTTGGGGGGGACATGCTCGTTTATGCAGATATTCGTCGTTTCGGAGAGTTGCGTTTTCTAAAGAATGAAGAAGATTATCCGCCTTTATTACTAATGGCTCCTGAGCCTTTTGACCAAAATGCTTTGGATCATTATTTAGCTATGAGTAGCTTGCCGAAGTATGAAAATAAAGCGATTAAAGAATTTATTATGGACGGTCATGTAGTTTCAGGATGTGGGAATATTTATGCAACAGAAGCATTGTTCCGAATGCGAATTCATCCAGGACGAAAAGTAAAAAGAATTAGTAAAGAACGCAAAATACAATTATTCAATGAAATTGTTATCGTTCTATTAGATAGTATTGAGCAAGGAGGAAGTAGCATCTCTGATTACCGAAAAATTAATGGTGAATCGGGGAATATGCAAAATAGATTGCAAATGTATGGAAAAAAGAAGTGTCCTATTTGTAATAAGCGAACATTGCAACAAACAATTGGTGGTCGAACGTCCACTTATTGTGGAACATGTCAGAGGTAA
- the polA gene encoding DNA polymerase I translates to MASEKVLLLDGNSLAYRAFFALPLLTNEHGIHTNAVYGFTLMLQKIMEEENPTHMLVAFDAGKTTFRHSTFGEYKGGRQKTPPELSEQFPYVRKLIDAYGIKRYELEMYEADDIIGTLCKQAEDKGQQVIVVSGDKDLTQLATENTTVYITRKGITDIEKYTPSHIEEKYGLTPLQIIDMKGLMGDASDNIPGVPGVGEKTAIKLLKEHGSVESLYQALDTVSGVKLKEKLTANEEQAKMSKTLATIETSAPIEVSVDDLIYNGPNMDEVTAVWKELSFKTLLDKSEHITDEQTTTEVSFEIVDDINPSILKSKMAIHLEMFDEQYHTSELLGIALFDGEHSYFVSGSKVFQSEVFCEWLEDETKVKYLVDSKATQAVSRKHNVSLQGADFDLLLAAYIVNPSISSDDVATMAKEFGYYEVLTDENVYGKGAKKATPVLEKLAEHACRKAQAVWTLMPKLEEKLEENEQYGLYKDLELPLASILGTMESDGVKVDAQVLKEMGVDLEQKLRSIEKDIYALAGQEFNINSPKQLGVILFEKIGLTPLKKTKTGYSTAADVLEKLENEHEIISYILNYRQLGKLNSTYIEGLMKEIHDDDQKIHTRYQQALTSTGRLSSINPNLQNIPVRLEEGRKIRKAFVPSHPDWVMFAADYSQIELRVLAHMCKDEKLVDAFINEMDIHTKTAMDVFHVEKDDVTSDMRRAAKAVNFGIVYGISDYGLSQNLNITRKEAAIFIENYLNSFPGVKEYMDEIVREAKQKGYVTTILNRRRYLPEITSSNFNLRSFAERTAMNTPIQGSAADIIKKAMIDMAKRLKEENMQTKMLLQVHDELIFEAPKEEIALLEKIVPEVMEAAIKLIVPLKVEYAYGSSWYETK, encoded by the coding sequence ATGGCATCTGAAAAAGTTCTTTTATTAGATGGAAATAGTCTCGCGTATCGAGCTTTTTTCGCCTTACCTTTATTAACAAATGAACATGGCATACATACAAATGCGGTTTATGGTTTTACGCTAATGCTTCAAAAAATTATGGAGGAAGAAAATCCAACACATATGCTAGTGGCATTTGATGCTGGGAAAACGACCTTCAGACATTCTACATTTGGTGAATATAAAGGTGGAAGACAGAAAACACCCCCGGAACTTTCGGAGCAATTTCCGTATGTCCGCAAATTAATCGATGCTTACGGTATTAAACGATATGAGCTAGAAATGTACGAGGCAGATGATATTATTGGAACACTTTGTAAGCAAGCAGAAGATAAAGGACAACAAGTAATTGTTGTATCTGGAGATAAAGATTTAACGCAACTTGCTACGGAAAATACAACCGTATATATCACAAGAAAAGGTATCACTGATATTGAAAAATATACCCCATCTCATATTGAAGAAAAATACGGTTTAACCCCTCTTCAAATTATTGATATGAAAGGGCTCATGGGGGATGCTTCAGACAATATTCCTGGGGTTCCTGGGGTTGGTGAAAAAACAGCTATCAAACTGTTGAAAGAGCATGGATCTGTCGAAAGCTTGTATCAAGCATTAGATACAGTGAGTGGAGTGAAATTAAAAGAAAAACTCACGGCAAATGAAGAACAAGCAAAAATGAGTAAAACGCTTGCTACTATTGAAACAAGCGCTCCTATCGAAGTATCAGTAGATGATTTGATATACAATGGTCCAAATATGGATGAAGTGACCGCTGTATGGAAAGAACTTTCTTTTAAAACGTTACTAGATAAATCAGAACACATTACAGATGAACAAACGACTACAGAAGTGAGTTTTGAAATTGTAGACGATATTAATCCATCTATTTTAAAAAGTAAGATGGCGATTCATCTGGAAATGTTTGATGAACAATATCATACAAGTGAATTGCTAGGGATAGCCCTTTTTGATGGGGAGCATTCCTATTTTGTCTCTGGATCTAAAGTTTTTCAATCTGAAGTCTTTTGTGAATGGCTGGAAGATGAGACGAAAGTAAAATATTTAGTTGATTCGAAAGCTACTCAAGCTGTTAGCCGGAAACACAATGTAAGTCTACAAGGTGCTGATTTTGATTTATTGCTTGCGGCTTACATCGTTAATCCTTCCATTTCTTCGGATGATGTAGCTACAATGGCAAAAGAATTTGGTTACTATGAAGTGCTGACAGATGAAAATGTGTATGGAAAAGGTGCAAAAAAAGCAACTCCGGTGTTAGAGAAACTTGCGGAGCATGCTTGTAGAAAGGCGCAAGCAGTTTGGACATTAATGCCTAAACTAGAAGAAAAATTAGAGGAAAATGAACAATACGGTTTATACAAAGATTTAGAATTACCACTTGCATCCATACTTGGGACAATGGAATCCGATGGTGTGAAAGTGGATGCGCAAGTTTTAAAAGAAATGGGTGTAGATTTGGAACAAAAACTACGCTCGATTGAAAAAGATATTTATGCTTTAGCAGGACAAGAATTCAATATTAATTCACCGAAGCAATTAGGTGTTATTTTATTTGAAAAAATAGGATTAACACCATTGAAGAAAACTAAAACTGGTTACTCTACAGCGGCGGATGTACTCGAAAAGTTGGAGAATGAACATGAAATTATTTCGTATATATTAAACTATCGTCAATTAGGGAAGCTTAACTCTACTTACATTGAAGGTTTAATGAAAGAAATTCATGACGATGATCAAAAAATCCATACCCGTTATCAACAGGCTTTAACTTCAACTGGACGTTTAAGCTCGATAAATCCGAACTTGCAAAATATCCCTGTTCGTTTAGAGGAAGGTAGAAAAATTAGAAAAGCGTTTGTTCCATCTCACCCGGATTGGGTGATGTTCGCAGCAGATTATTCGCAAATCGAACTTCGCGTACTTGCCCATATGTGCAAAGACGAGAAATTAGTGGATGCATTTATTAATGAGATGGATATTCATACGAAAACAGCGATGGACGTATTCCATGTTGAAAAAGATGATGTGACATCTGATATGCGTCGTGCTGCAAAAGCAGTAAACTTTGGAATTGTTTATGGCATTAGCGATTATGGTTTATCTCAGAATTTAAATATTACGCGAAAAGAAGCTGCAATTTTTATTGAAAACTATTTAAACAGTTTTCCTGGTGTTAAAGAATATATGGATGAAATTGTTCGGGAAGCAAAACAAAAAGGGTATGTGACAACTATTTTAAATAGAAGAAGATACTTACCTGAAATTACAAGCTCTAATTTTAATCTTCGTAGCTTTGCAGAACGGACTGCGATGAATACGCCGATTCAAGGAAGCGCAGCAGATATTATTAAAAAAGCGATGATTGACATGGCGAAACGATTAAAAGAAGAAAATATGCAAACGAAGATGTTGCTACAAGTGCATGATGAACTTATTTTTGAAGCACCAAAAGAAGAGATTGCATTACTCGAAAAAATCGTACCAGAAGTAATGGAGGCAGCAATCAAGCTAATCGTTCCTTTAAAAGTGGAATATGCATATGGTTCCTCTTGGTATGAAACGAAGTAA